The following proteins are encoded in a genomic region of Variovorax paradoxus:
- the ugpB gene encoding sn-glycerol-3-phosphate ABC transporter substrate-binding protein UgpB has protein sequence MRFKTLALASALAATTLFNVAHAQTEIQWWHSMTAVNNEWVNDLAKQFNESQKEYKIVPTFKGTYDESMTASIAAYRSGNAPHILQVFEVGTATMMASKGAIVPVGQVMKDAGEKFDPSAYIPAVGGYYTAPNGQMLSFPFNSSTTIFYINKDAFKAAGLPTDKAPSTWPEVVAAAAKLKASGHKCPFTTAWQNWTQVESFSAWHNVEFASKSNGLQGLDARLKVNSPLHQRHIENLASMAKQGLFIYKGRGNVPEASFVSGECAMINTSSGFYGNVAKNAKFAYGLAPLPYYPDVPGAPQNTVIGGASLWVMSGKKPAEYKGVAKFFSFISTPEVQSASHKRTGYLPVTMASYKLTEESGFYKQNPGTDVAVTQMIRKVTDKSRGIRLGNYVQIRAIEDEELEQVWNGKKTAKEALDSIVTRGNEQLERFQKANKS, from the coding sequence ATGCGATTCAAGACGCTCGCGCTGGCATCGGCGCTGGCCGCCACCACGCTGTTCAATGTGGCCCACGCCCAAACCGAGATCCAGTGGTGGCATTCCATGACCGCCGTGAACAACGAGTGGGTCAACGACCTGGCCAAGCAGTTCAACGAGAGCCAGAAGGAATACAAGATCGTGCCGACCTTCAAAGGCACGTACGACGAATCGATGACGGCCTCCATTGCGGCCTACCGCTCCGGAAACGCCCCCCACATCCTGCAGGTTTTCGAAGTGGGCACCGCCACCATGATGGCCAGCAAGGGCGCCATCGTGCCGGTCGGCCAGGTCATGAAGGACGCGGGCGAGAAGTTCGACCCAAGCGCCTACATTCCCGCGGTGGGCGGCTACTACACCGCGCCCAACGGCCAGATGCTGAGCTTCCCTTTCAACAGCTCGACCACGATCTTCTATATCAACAAGGACGCCTTCAAGGCGGCCGGCCTGCCGACCGACAAGGCCCCGTCGACCTGGCCCGAAGTGGTGGCCGCGGCCGCCAAGCTCAAGGCCAGCGGCCACAAGTGCCCGTTCACCACCGCCTGGCAGAACTGGACGCAGGTCGAGAGCTTCTCCGCCTGGCACAACGTGGAATTCGCGAGCAAATCGAACGGCCTGCAAGGCCTGGATGCGCGCCTGAAGGTCAATTCGCCGCTGCACCAGCGCCACATCGAGAACCTCGCCAGCATGGCCAAGCAGGGCCTGTTCATCTACAAGGGCCGCGGCAACGTGCCCGAAGCGTCGTTCGTCTCGGGCGAGTGCGCCATGATCAATACCTCTTCGGGCTTCTACGGCAACGTGGCGAAGAACGCCAAGTTCGCCTACGGCCTGGCGCCCCTGCCCTACTACCCGGACGTGCCCGGCGCCCCGCAGAACACCGTGATCGGCGGCGCCAGCCTGTGGGTCATGTCGGGCAAGAAGCCGGCCGAGTACAAGGGCGTGGCCAAGTTCTTCAGCTTCATCTCGACGCCTGAAGTGCAGTCGGCCAGCCACAAGCGCACGGGCTACCTGCCCGTCACCATGGCGTCGTACAAGCTCACCGAGGAATCGGGCTTCTACAAGCAGAACCCCGGCACCGACGTGGCCGTGACGCAGATGATCCGCAAGGTCACCGACAAGAGCCGCGGCATCCGCCTGGGCAACTACGTGCAGATCCGCGCCATCGAGGACGAGGAACTCGAACAGGTCTGGAACGGCAAGAAAACCGCCAAGGAAGCCCTCGATTCCATCGTGACCCGCGGCAACGAACAACTGGAACGCTTCCAGAAAGCCAACAAAAGTTAA
- the ugpA gene encoding sn-glycerol-3-phosphate ABC transporter permease UgpA: MEKRVFFRSGWLPWLLLTPQMAVILVFFFWPAAQALLQSLQQQDAFGTTVEFVGLQNFKDLFQDPAYAESFKTTALFSVLVASIGISLSLLLAVFADRIARGATFYKTMLILPYAVAPAVAAVLWVFMFSPSLGVVAYALGKIGINWNHLLDSGHAMTLIVMASVWKQISYNFLFFLAGLQSIPKSLIEAAAIDGARPWRRFWTVQFPLLSPTTFFLLVINVVYAFFDTFAIVDAATQGGPGKDTTILVYKVYHDGFKGLDLGGSAAQSVVLMVIVVALTVIQFRYVEKKVQY, encoded by the coding sequence ATGGAAAAACGCGTTTTCTTTCGCTCGGGCTGGCTGCCCTGGCTGCTTCTGACACCGCAGATGGCGGTGATCCTCGTGTTTTTCTTCTGGCCGGCGGCGCAGGCGCTGCTGCAGTCGTTGCAGCAGCAGGACGCCTTCGGCACCACGGTCGAGTTCGTCGGGCTGCAGAACTTCAAGGATCTGTTCCAGGACCCGGCCTACGCCGAGTCGTTCAAGACCACCGCCCTGTTCTCGGTGCTGGTGGCGAGCATCGGCATCAGCCTGTCGCTGCTGCTTGCGGTGTTCGCCGACCGCATCGCGCGTGGCGCCACTTTCTACAAGACCATGCTGATCCTGCCCTACGCGGTGGCGCCCGCCGTGGCGGCCGTGCTGTGGGTCTTCATGTTCTCGCCCTCGCTGGGCGTGGTGGCCTATGCGCTCGGCAAGATCGGCATCAACTGGAACCACCTGCTCGACTCGGGCCACGCCATGACGCTGATCGTCATGGCCTCGGTGTGGAAGCAGATCTCCTACAACTTCCTGTTCTTCCTGGCCGGCCTGCAATCGATCCCGAAGTCGCTGATCGAGGCCGCGGCCATCGACGGCGCGCGCCCGTGGCGCCGCTTCTGGACCGTGCAGTTCCCGCTGCTGTCGCCCACCACCTTCTTCTTGCTGGTGATCAACGTGGTCTACGCCTTCTTCGACACCTTCGCGATCGTCGATGCGGCCACGCAGGGCGGCCCGGGCAAGGACACGACCATTCTGGTCTACAAGGTTTACCACGACGGCTTCAAAGGCCTGGACCTGGGCGGCTCGGCCGCGCAGTCGGTCGTGCTGATGGTGATCGTGGTGGCCCTGACGGTCATCCAGTTCCGCTACGTGGAAAAGAAAGTCCAGTACTGA
- a CDS encoding sn-glycerol-3-phosphate import ATP-binding protein UgpC, which yields MAALSLRNVIKRYGHGPKANQVIHGVSAEIADHEFIVIVGPSGCGKSTLLRMVAGLEEISAGEISIGGRVVNQLEPSERDIAMVFQNYALYPHMSVFKNMAYGLKIAKVPEPEIKTRVDKAAKILELGHLLERKPRELSGGQRQRVAMGRAIVRQPQVFLFDEPLSNLDAKLRAQTRIEIQKLHRELGITSLFVTHDQVEAMTLAQRIIVMNGGVMDQFATPEEVYNRPATTFVASFIGSPPMNLLQHAPGVRPGQILGIRPEHMKLDESGWSVQVESVELLGAERLVYGRIGDEQIIMRTDEGDHPPVAGDTVKIAARQDKLHWFDAGSGKRAD from the coding sequence ATGGCTGCTCTCTCCCTTCGCAACGTCATCAAGCGCTACGGCCACGGGCCGAAAGCCAACCAGGTCATCCACGGCGTGAGCGCCGAGATTGCCGACCATGAATTCATCGTCATCGTCGGGCCTTCGGGCTGCGGCAAGTCCACCCTGCTGCGCATGGTGGCCGGCCTGGAGGAAATCTCGGCCGGCGAAATCTCCATCGGCGGGCGCGTGGTGAACCAGCTCGAACCCTCCGAGCGCGACATCGCCATGGTGTTCCAGAACTACGCGCTCTATCCGCACATGAGCGTGTTCAAGAACATGGCCTACGGGCTGAAGATCGCCAAGGTGCCGGAGCCCGAGATCAAGACGCGCGTCGACAAGGCCGCCAAGATCCTCGAGCTCGGCCACCTGCTCGAGCGCAAGCCGCGCGAGCTCTCGGGCGGCCAGCGCCAGCGCGTGGCCATGGGCCGCGCCATCGTGCGCCAGCCGCAGGTGTTCTTGTTCGACGAGCCGCTGTCGAACCTCGATGCCAAGCTGCGTGCGCAGACCCGCATCGAGATCCAGAAGCTGCACCGCGAACTCGGCATTACCTCGCTGTTCGTCACGCACGACCAGGTCGAGGCCATGACGCTGGCGCAGCGCATCATCGTGATGAACGGCGGCGTGATGGACCAGTTCGCAACGCCCGAGGAGGTGTACAACCGGCCCGCCACCACCTTCGTCGCAAGCTTCATCGGCTCGCCGCCGATGAACCTGCTGCAGCATGCCCCCGGCGTGCGGCCGGGCCAGATTCTCGGCATCCGCCCCGAGCACATGAAGCTCGACGAGAGCGGCTGGTCCGTGCAGGTCGAATCGGTCGAGCTGCTGGGCGCCGAACGGCTGGTGTACGGCCGCATCGGCGACGAGCAGATCATCATGCGCACCGACGAAGGCGATCATCCGCCGGTCGCGGGCGACACGGTGAAGATTGCCGCGCGCCAGGACAAGCTGCACTGGTTCGACGCCGGCTCCGGCAAGCGGGCCGACTGA
- the serA gene encoding phosphoglycerate dehydrogenase has protein sequence MSSKTSLDKSRIKFLLLEGIHPSAVEVLRGAGYTNIESLPGALPDAELKAKIADVHFLGIRSRTQLTAEVFAAAQKLVAAGCFCIGTNQVDLEAAREHGVAVFNAPYSNTRSVAELVLAEAILLLRGVPEKSAVAHRGGWLKSAENAFEIRGKTLGIVGYGSIGAQLSVLAEALGMQVAFFDVVTKLPLGNARQVRELHQLLAQSDIVTLHVPETQATQWMIGAAEIAAMKPGAILINASRGTVVEIEPLAEALKQKKLLGAAVDVFPVEPRTNKDEFQSPLRGLDNVILTPHIGGSTMEAQANIGLEVAEKLVKYSDNGTSTSSVNFPEVALPAHPGKHRLLHIHRNVPGVLSEINKIFSDNNINISSQFLQTNEKIGYVVMDIDAAYSDLALEKLAKVNGTIRSRVLF, from the coding sequence ATGAGCAGCAAAACCTCCCTCGACAAAAGCCGGATCAAGTTCCTTTTGCTCGAAGGCATCCACCCTTCGGCCGTGGAGGTCCTGCGCGGCGCGGGCTACACCAACATCGAGTCGCTGCCAGGTGCGCTGCCCGACGCGGAGCTCAAGGCCAAGATCGCCGACGTGCACTTCCTGGGCATCCGCTCGCGCACGCAACTGACAGCCGAGGTCTTCGCGGCCGCCCAGAAGCTGGTGGCGGCGGGGTGCTTCTGCATCGGCACCAACCAGGTGGACCTCGAAGCCGCGCGCGAGCACGGCGTGGCGGTGTTCAACGCGCCTTATTCCAACACCCGCTCGGTGGCCGAACTGGTATTGGCCGAAGCCATCCTCCTGCTGCGCGGTGTGCCTGAAAAAAGCGCGGTGGCGCACCGCGGCGGCTGGCTCAAGTCGGCCGAAAACGCCTTCGAAATCCGCGGCAAGACGCTGGGCATCGTGGGTTACGGCTCCATCGGCGCCCAGTTGTCGGTGCTGGCCGAGGCGCTCGGCATGCAGGTGGCTTTCTTCGACGTGGTCACCAAGCTGCCCTTGGGCAACGCGCGCCAGGTGCGCGAACTGCACCAGCTGCTGGCCCAGAGCGACATCGTGACCCTGCACGTGCCCGAAACGCAGGCCACCCAGTGGATGATCGGCGCGGCCGAAATCGCCGCCATGAAGCCAGGTGCCATCCTGATCAACGCCTCCCGCGGCACGGTCGTCGAGATCGAGCCGCTCGCCGAGGCGCTGAAGCAAAAGAAGCTGCTGGGCGCCGCGGTCGACGTGTTCCCGGTCGAGCCGCGCACCAACAAGGACGAGTTCCAGTCGCCCTTGCGCGGCCTGGACAACGTGATCCTGACCCCACACATCGGCGGCTCGACCATGGAGGCGCAGGCCAACATCGGGCTCGAGGTGGCGGAAAAACTCGTCAAGTACAGCGACAACGGCACCTCGACCTCGTCCGTCAACTTTCCCGAGGTGGCGCTGCCGGCCCACCCCGGCAAGCACCGGCTGCTGCACATCCACCGCAACGTGCCGGGCGTGCTGTCCGAAATCAACAAGATCTTCTCGGACAACAACATCAACATCTCCTCGCAGTTCCTGCAGACCAACGAGAAGATCGGCTATGTGGTCATGGACATCGATGCGGCGTATTCCGACCTGGCCCTGGAAAAACTCGCCAAGGTGAACGGGACGATCCGCAGCCGCGTGCTGTTCTGA
- the ugpE gene encoding sn-glycerol-3-phosphate ABC transporter permease UgpE, producing the protein MVERRGTQGILAHVVMILGVFIVAFPLYLAFVASTHTAQEIVQAPMPLLPGTNIWDSYKGALFGRASAAGSNAPVAHMMWVSFVTAMVISVGKIAISLLSAFAIVYFRFPFKKICFWAIFVTLMLPVEVRILPTYKVLSDLNMLNTYAGLTVPLIASATATFLFRQFFLTVPDELTEASRMDGASPMRFFFDVLLPLSKTSIAALFVIQFIYGWNQYLWPLLATTGEDMYPVVVGIKRMIAGGDGQNEWNVVMATAILAMLPPALVVVLMQKWFVKGLVDTEK; encoded by the coding sequence ATGGTTGAAAGACGCGGCACCCAGGGCATCCTGGCGCACGTGGTGATGATCCTCGGCGTGTTCATCGTCGCCTTCCCGCTCTACCTCGCGTTCGTGGCGTCCACGCATACCGCGCAGGAGATCGTGCAGGCGCCGATGCCGCTGCTGCCCGGCACCAACATCTGGGACAGCTACAAGGGCGCGCTGTTCGGGCGCGCGAGCGCCGCCGGCTCCAATGCGCCGGTCGCCCACATGATGTGGGTGAGCTTCGTGACCGCGATGGTGATCTCGGTCGGCAAGATCGCGATTTCGCTGCTGTCGGCCTTCGCCATCGTCTACTTCCGGTTTCCGTTCAAGAAGATCTGCTTCTGGGCCATCTTCGTGACGCTGATGCTGCCGGTGGAGGTGCGCATCCTGCCCACCTACAAGGTGCTGTCGGACCTGAACATGCTGAACACCTACGCGGGCCTCACGGTGCCGCTGATTGCGTCGGCCACGGCCACCTTCCTGTTCCGGCAGTTCTTCCTCACGGTGCCCGACGAGCTCACCGAAGCCTCGCGCATGGACGGCGCCAGCCCGATGCGCTTTTTCTTCGACGTGCTGCTGCCGCTGTCGAAGACCTCGATTGCGGCGCTGTTCGTCATCCAGTTCATCTATGGATGGAACCAGTACCTCTGGCCGCTGCTCGCCACCACCGGCGAAGACATGTACCCCGTGGTGGTCGGCATCAAGCGGATGATTGCCGGCGGCGACGGCCAGAACGAATGGAACGTCGTGATGGCGACCGCCATCCTCGCCATGCTGCCGCCCGCGCTGGTGGTGGTGCTGATGCAAAAGTGGTTCGTCAAGGGCCTTGTGGACACTGAAAAATAA
- the ugpQ gene encoding glycerophosphodiester phosphodiesterase, which yields MPALKPWPYPRWVAHRGAGKLAPENTLAAFRLGAAHGYRMFECDAKLSADGVVFLMHDATLDRTTNGHGIGGEQPWSALSQLDAGGWHSRAFAGEPLATLENLARFCLANDLLLNIEIKPTPGTERETGEAVARQAAQLWQGAAVPPLLTSFQTESLAGAKAVQPGLPRGLLLDTLRDGWLAAATGLDCAAIVCNHALWDAATVAQAHDAGMRALSYTVNDEWAAQRLIDLGTDGIITDRVDLFSPAA from the coding sequence ATGCCGGCGCTGAAGCCCTGGCCCTATCCGCGCTGGGTTGCGCACCGCGGCGCCGGCAAGCTGGCCCCTGAGAACACGCTGGCCGCATTCCGGCTCGGCGCGGCGCATGGCTACCGCATGTTCGAATGCGATGCCAAGCTCAGCGCCGACGGGGTCGTGTTCCTCATGCACGACGCCACGCTCGACCGCACCACCAACGGCCACGGCATCGGCGGCGAACAGCCCTGGAGCGCGCTCTCGCAGCTCGACGCCGGCGGCTGGCATTCGCGCGCTTTCGCGGGCGAGCCGCTCGCCACGCTCGAGAACCTGGCCCGCTTCTGCCTGGCGAACGACCTTCTGCTCAACATCGAGATCAAGCCCACGCCCGGCACCGAGCGCGAAACCGGCGAAGCGGTGGCGCGGCAGGCAGCCCAGCTGTGGCAGGGCGCGGCCGTTCCGCCGCTGCTCACGTCCTTCCAAACCGAATCGCTGGCGGGCGCGAAGGCGGTGCAGCCCGGACTGCCGCGCGGGCTCCTGCTCGACACGCTGCGCGACGGCTGGCTGGCCGCGGCCACCGGCCTCGACTGCGCCGCCATCGTCTGCAACCACGCGCTCTGGGATGCCGCCACAGTGGCGCAAGCGCACGATGCGGGCATGCGCGCCCTGAGCTACACCGTCAACGACGAATGGGCCGCGCAGCGGCTGATCGACCTGGGCACCGACGGCATCATTACCGACCGGGTCGACCTGTTCAGCCCCGCCGCCTGA